The proteins below are encoded in one region of Populus alba chromosome 2, ASM523922v2, whole genome shotgun sequence:
- the LOC118052824 gene encoding uncharacterized protein At1g03900, with protein MSFDEDDESFEHTLLVVREVSVYKIPPRSTSGGYKCGEWLQSDKIWSGRLRVVSCKERCEIRLEDPNSGELFAACFFNPGQRENSVETVLDSSRYFVLKIEDGGGKHAFVGLGFTERNEAFDFNVALSDHEKYVRRENEKESGETSESDAHIDIHPAVNHRLKEGETIRINVKPKPSSGAGMLSAAGLSGSATGKPKTLVIAPPPTGAGKPRSPLPPPPNDPAAARKSAVNNFGIGLKAAPRECTPRSTDSLSDLSPLERNLPSTTTGSTKTAASGWAAF; from the exons ATGTCATTCGATGAAGACGACGAGTCGTTCGAGCACACACTTTTGGTGGTTCGCGAAGTCTCGGTCTACAAAATCCCTCCTCGCTCCACTTCCGGCGGCTACAAATGCGGAGAATGGTTACAATCCGACAAGATCTGGTCTGGACGGCTTCGAGTCGTGTCCTGCAAAGAGCGGTGCGAGATCCGATTAGAAGATCCGAACTCTGGTGAGCTATTTGCCGCATGTTTCTTTAACCCTGGACAGCGCGAGAACTCCGTCGAGACAGTCCTCGACTCGTCCCGGTATTTCGTACTAAAAATAGAGGACGGGGGAGGCAAGCACGCGTTTGTTGGTCTAGGGTTTACTGAGAGAAATGAAGCGTTTGATTTTAATGTGGCGTTATCGGATCACGAGAAGTATGTCAGACGAGAAAATGAGAAAGAGAGTGGCGAGACGAGTGAGAGTGACGCTCACATTGATATTCATCCTGCTGTTAATCACAGATTAAAG GAAGGGGAAACTATAAGAATTAATGTGAAGCCTAAGCCATCGAGTGGAGCTGGAATGCTATCAGCTGCAGGGCTGTCTGGTTCGGCAACTGGAAAGCCTAAAACTTTAGTCATTGCCCCACCTCCAACTGGGGCGGGGAAACCAAGGTCCCCGCTTCCACCGCCTCCCAATGATCCGGCTGCTGCTCGAAAGTCGGCTGTGAATAATTTTGGCATTGGTCTAAAAGCAGCTCCCAGGGAATGTACACCGCGATCTACTGATTCTTTATCGGACCTGTCTCCACTTGAG AGAAATCTTCCTTCAACAACAACAGGATCAACCAAGACAGCTGCATCGGGATGGGCTGCATTCTAA
- the LOC118052825 gene encoding H/ACA ribonucleoprotein complex subunit 3-like protein: protein MYLQFYINDNGDKVYTTKKESPLGLPTQSAHPARFSPDDKYSRQRVLLKKRFGLLPTQQSPLKY, encoded by the exons ATGTATCTTCAGTTTTACATAAACGATAATGGTGACAAAGTCTACACTACCAAG AAAGAATCACCATTGGGCTTGCCCACTCAATCTGCTCACCCAG CCCGCTTCTCCCCCGATGACAAATATTCAAGGCAAAGAGTTCTCTTAAAGAAGCGATTTGGATTGTTGCCAACCCAACAGTCACCTCTGAAGTACTGA
- the LOC118052615 gene encoding dolichyl-diphosphooligosaccharide--protein glycosyltransferase subunit 2, producing the protein MAGSLEGFLVLIVAALICSSSFASSIFQPISDSHRSAALEVFTPRDGSFFSLEETYEALRTFEVLGIDKKSDINTAACQSVLEILGSPSSALKDLFYALKVNGIVKCDIEKDVFEVVASRLQATVSGAGALLDFYYSVGGLVLVKDQTSKDDLHLADAEGVFGSIKALSQSDGRWRYNSNNPESSTFAAGLALEALSGVVSLSSSEIDQSLIGTTKNDILKLFDSIEKYDDGAFYFDEKLVDAHEHQGPLSTTSSVVRGLTAFAAVTSGSLNLPSGKVLGLARFLLGIGIPGDAKDLFNQIDSLASLESNSVSIPLILSLPATVLSLTKKDALKVKVNTVLGSNAPPLTVKLVGVFRSGSKDTSLIEGQELKFNPESAVYALDALPKSIDVGKYTFVFEMVLHDPDLLNLYATGGQTRIPIFVTGVVKVDSAEISVLDSDLGSTETKIDLTGENTVSLSANHLQKLRLSFQLSTSHGHAFKPHQAILKLTHETKVEHSFVVGSSGKQFEINLDFLGLVEKFFYLSGKYNVQLTVGDAVMENSFLKAIGHLDLDLPEPPEKAPQPPPQPLDQNLRYGPKAEITHIFRAPEKLPPKELSHAFLGLTLFPLLGFLVGLLRLGVNLKNFPSSSVPAMFAVLFHLGIAAVLLLYALFWLKWDLFTTLKALGFLGAFLMFVGHRILSHLASISSKLKSA; encoded by the exons ATGGCCGGAAGTCTGGAAGGATTTCTGGTTCTGATCGTTGCGGCATTGATCTGCTCATCTTCCTTTGCTTCTTCTATCTTTCAACCGATCTCCGATTCTCATCGATCCGCTGCTTTAGAGGTCTTCACGCCGCGCGATGGATCCTTTTTCAG CTTAGAAGAAACATACGAGGCACTTAGAACGTTTGAGGTGCTTGGTATTGATAAAAAGTCTGATATCAACACAGCTGCATGCCAATCTGTGTTGGAAATTCTGGGGTCACCATCTTCTGCTTTGAAGGATTTATTCTATGCCTTAAAAGTCAACGGAATAGTAAAATGTGACATAGAAAAGGATGTCTTTGAG GTTGTTGCTTCAAGACTACAAGCTACTGTCAGTGGCGCAGGTGCTTTGCTTGATTTCTACTATTCAGTGGGAGGTTTAGTACTTGTCAAG gaTCAAACTTCTAAAGATGATCTGCATCTTGCTGATGCTGAAGGAGTTTTTGGTTCCATCAAG GCTCTAAGCCAGAGTGATGGAAGATGGCGCTATAATTCTAATAATCCCGAGTCCAGTACCTTTGCTGCTG GTctagcacttgaagcactttcTGGTGTTGTCTCTTTATCATCTTCTGAGATCGATCAATCTCTG ATTGGTACAActaaaaatgatatattgaaGCTGTTTGACAGCATTGAGAAATATG aTGATGGCGCTTTTTACTTTGATGAGAAACTGGTTGATGCACATGAACATCAAGGTCCTCTTTCAACCACGTCCTCTGTTGTTAGAGGGTTGACAGCGTTTGCGGCTGTGACTTCAGGAAGCTTGAAT CTTCCAAGTGGCAAAGTATTGGGTTTGGCAAGATTTTTACTTGGCATTGGAATTCCAGGTGACGCCAAAGACTTGTTCAACCAAATAGATTCCTTGGCTTCCCTAGAGAGCAACTC GGTTTCCATTCCACTGATTCTATCGCTTCCAGCTACAGTTCTTTCATTGACTAAGAAGGACGCCCTTAAG GTTAAGGTGAATACTGTGCTTGGTTCAAATGCTCCTCCTTTGACAGTGAAACTTGTAGGAGTTTTTAGATCTGGTTCAAAGGACACTTCATTAATTGAGGGTCAG GAACTCAAGTTCAACCCTGAAAGCGCAGTCTATGCCTTGGATGCTTTGCCAAAGAGTATTGATGTTGGAAAATACACTTTTGTTTTTGAG ATGGTGCTTCATGATCCAGACCTCTTAAACTTATATGCCACTGGAGGCCAAACTCGGATTCCAATATTTGTGACTGGAGTTGTCAAAGTTGACAGTGCAGAAATCTCAGTGCTTGATAGTGATCTTGGGAGCACAGAAACCAA GATAGATTTAACCGGGGAAAATACTGTATCATTATCTGCAAACCATCTTCAGAAGCTGCGCCTCTCTTTCCAATTGTCTACTTCTCATGGTCATGCTTTTAAGCCACATCAG GCAATTCTTAAGTTGACACATGAGACTAAGGTTGAGCATAGTTTTGTGGTGGGGAGCTCTGGAAAACAGTTTGAGATCAATCTA GATTTCCTTGGACTGGTTGagaaatttttctatttatcagGGAAATATAATGTTCAGCTCACTGTGGGTGATGCTGTTATG GAAAATTCTTTCTTGAAGGCTATTGGTCACCTTGACCTAGATCTACCAGAACCGCCTGAGAAGGCGCCGCAGCCACCGCCACAACCTCTTGAtcagaacttgagatatggtcCTAAAGCAGAGATAACTCACATCTTCAGGGCTCCTGAAAAGCTTCCACCTAAGGAGCTTTCTCATGCTTTCTTGGGTCTTACACTTTTTCCATTACTTGGGTTCTTAGTTGGG TTATTGCGTTTAGGGGTGAACCTGAAGAACTTCCCTTCCTCATCCGTTCCTGCTATGTTTGCTGTCCTCTTCCATCTCGGCATTGCAGCAGTTTTGTTGCTCTACGCACTTTTCTGGCTGAAG TGGGATCTATTCACAACACTGAAAGCTCTTGGTTTCTTGGGAGCTTTCCTGATGTTTGTTGGGCACAGAATCCTTTCGCACCTGGCCTCTATTTCATCCAAGTTGAAATCTGCCTGA